TGCACAAGCCCATGTTTATCCTGCTGCTCAACCTGCCTATTAGTGACATTGTTGGTGCTACAGCTTTTTTCCCTCATGTTCTTTGGAGCATTGCTACACAGAATAGACATATTTCCTACCCTGGATGTATTACTCAGGCTTTTCTGGTCCATTTTTACGGTACAGGAAACATGTTGATCTTGAGTGCCATGGCTTATGACAGATATATTGCAATATGTTGTCCTTTGAGGTATAATGCTATCATGACTTCACATACTTTAATcaaaattattgttttgatatGGCTTGTCAATTTCTCATTGATGTTTACATTGTTTATGCTGGTTGCACGTTTCAACGTTTGCAGAACGAATTTAGTGGATTTGTACTGTAATAATCCATCTATGGTGAAACTGATCTGTGAGGACACCACAGTCAACAGCTTCTTTGGAATATTTACTATATTGGTGATTATGGGCATCCCACTGTTAGTGATAATATACACATATGCACAGATCTTGCGCACATGTGTCATGACTAATCAAACAGATGCCCGGAGAAAAGCCATTCAGACATGTGGTACACATTTAGCTGTTTTCTTAATCATGCAAATTAATACTACCTTTACACTCATTGTTCATCGCATGGAGGGTGCATCCCCGTACATCAGAAGGGCTCTTGGTGTGTCAGTTTTAATATTTCCCCCCATTTTGGACCCGATTATATATGGACTGAAAACTGCAGAACTGAAGCAGAATATTATGATGTTCCTAAAAAGAAATCTGGTCTCAACCAAATTGTGAccagttttacattttgcttAAACATGATTAGATAAATTATGCCCATGCTCCACCAATCCTGTATATTATGAAACTGATTTCAGAGTCTAGTGTACATGTAGGCTCTCCACTAACGACAATATGCAATGTATTACTGCACTGTGGATTTGTTACACATCTCTGATTTGATGATTATTAGTCCTGTAAAATATGTTGTACATTTCTCCATATAATGCTCATGCTCAtgtttctgtgtatttctcagcagtttacagaTAAGCAGCTTACAATGCCTTTAAAAAGTATTCACCTTCCTTGGatttttcacccttttgttgcttttacacatgaaatcatggtcaatataatcaGTTTTTTTGataagaatttgcaaaaaaaacaaacatctttaatgtcaaagtgaaaacagatttttttaaaaatagtgtcaattaattaaaaatatataaggtaaagtaaatgattgcataaataTCCCCCCCTTGAAAGTGACTGAGCTGATTCAacagttccagctagttgatgccagcagtgtcacagttagtgaaat
This is a stretch of genomic DNA from Centropristis striata isolate RG_2023a ecotype Rhode Island chromosome 4, C.striata_1.0, whole genome shotgun sequence. It encodes these proteins:
- the LOC131969981 gene encoding putative gustatory receptor clone PTE03; its protein translation is MSINASSRELLTLVPLGLSATDIYPAFIFGTLTYLIIIFCNLLVLTTIAVSKKLHKPMFILLLNLPISDIVGATAFFPHVLWSIATQNRHISYPGCITQAFLVHFYGTGNMLILSAMAYDRYIAICCPLRYNAIMTSHTLIKIIVLIWLVNFSLMFTLFMLVARFNVCRTNLVDLYCNNPSMVKLICEDTTVNSFFGIFTILVIMGIPLLVIIYTYAQILRTCVMTNQTDARRKAIQTCGTHLAVFLIMQINTTFTLIVHRMEGASPYIRRALGVSVLIFPPILDPIIYGLKTAELKQNIMMFLKRNLVSTKL